In Rosa rugosa chromosome 4, drRosRugo1.1, whole genome shotgun sequence, the genomic stretch ACATAGTTGCTCTTTTTAGTCAAATTATTAGAAACAAAATACTATTATGAGGTCCAGCCTCAAATTAAGGCCATCCACGTAAAACAAAAACTCAAAATGTATCGCAGGTAACAAACAGAAATCATGAATGAGAAACAATTAAGAATCTGAAATCAACCGATCCCAGAAGCCAAATATTTGTTCAGATTCAGAACCAGAGAGGGTGGGTTGGAGGTTGGAGAACCTCCTGCCCTAACCGTAATAGACCACCACCCTCTTTTTGGTTTTTCGTGCTACAGTTTCTGCAGCTTCTGCTAATAGCTTCAATTCAACTGCTGAAATCCAACTTGCAGGTGTCAAATCTCATTCATCTCATAAAATTTCAATGGTTCAATTTCCAGTTTCTTCCTCATAAGCTTTCTGCAAGCATTTGATCAGATTACCTAGGAGAAACTTGCTGGCTTAGCAAAAAAGTAAACTAGAAAGGTCACAAATTctatatattaaaataaaatgtgataaataattaagtaaataaTGAAATGCACACATTGTTCTTGCACCACAAAATGTCAAACTATAAGACTGCAGTTCCTTTTTCACTGTTCTGAACTGAAATGAATGGAATAGAATCGCTGCAATGCTTTCAACtttaattaacaaaagaaaaaaaccgcTCTTGCAGTACTGGCTTTTAAAAGAGCAGAGAAGATATGGACATTTTGGACTTGAGGATAAATTGGGAACTCAGAAGATGCTGCAACCATGATCAAGTGATATTTCTGATCACTACTGCTATCTCCATTGTCATTATACTTGTGgtaatctctttctctctatcgATTATGGAGACTGCTTTATGAAAAGCACTTTGGAACTGTGATCAAATTTTAGCACAGTAGTTTCCTGGAAAATGGACATGGCTAATTACACCTGTTCTTGTTTTACTTTTTAAGTAAATATGCAAGACACTAGTGTTTTATCAACATTGTTCTAAACTAGAGTCTAGTCCCTTGGTGCAGAAGCATCATAGGTCATACACTGCTTTGAAAAATTTCATTAACTTTGAATAGAGAATACTTAAATCTGCTGTGCAAGTCATGTAAATGAAATCAATCTTCACTTGCTTGTAGCTGTGGAGGACAGTAGTGATGACACCATTTAAGCTTATAACTGTGTTTCTCCATGAGGTGAGCCATGCTTTGGCTTGTTGGCTTACATGTGGGAAGGTAAGAAATTCTTTCATACTTTTTAAGTAAAACTTTCATAGCTCTCTCCCTTGATGAAATGTAACAGAATGGTTGGCTTGCTCTAGCCTATATATTTTGCTGAACTTAAGACAGGCAGTGATACATATTAGCTTGCAGGTGGAAGGGATTAAAGTTCATGCAGATGAAGGTGGAGTCACACAAACCCGTGGCGGTGTATACTGGTTAATTTTGCCAGCAGGATGTACTTCATTTTATCCCTGTCCCTGTTTTAATTACTTTTCAGTTACTTGCCTCTGTAGCTCTTCTCCACTTAGGAAATACAATGTGACCAGAAATGCTTTTAGCATTCTACTCGTTGATTTCTTCTCTCAAATCGATCTGAACAAGTACTGGTATAATTGTAAGCTTTCTCATGTATCCATTTTGTGGCACACCAGATCTTGGTTCATCCTTTTGGGGGATGGTATTGATTCTTGCATCTACGAAAGGAATTACTGCACAAATAGCTGCCGGGTGTTTTACTGTTGCTCTAGTTGTTGTGCTCTTCTTAGCTAAAAATGTAAGTACTAAACTTTATTTATCAGTTACATTTTGAGGCTAGGATGGACTCTTGAAAGTATTTCAGATATAGAACACCTTTAGCATTGGAAGCTCTCGCATTCTTGACAAACCTAAACTGATTCTTTATCCTTTTGTGTTTGTGCTGCTTGATAATTTACAGTGGACACTTCGAGGCCTTTGTCTAGGTATGCATTCCACAATTCCAACCCTGACATATGACTACTACAGAATGCAATATGTAATTTGAACGCTTACATATTGTGCCACCAGGtttcctctttttctttggTCTAATTTGGTATCTCCAAGTATACACACCTGTTCGTATGCTACGTGAAGTGATTCTGTTTACTGGTAATTGCAACTCAGCTGTTATTGATTACCAAAGTAGCTTATGATGTATTATTGGTTACAGCAATCTTTTGTTTTTATCAATTACAGGTGTAATGAACAgcttgttttcagtttatggTATGGGTTCAAACACTATCTGATCCTCAATTTTACTGCCTGCTTTGGTGCTCTATCATACTAGTATTGTAATGTACACGATGCAGATATCTACGACGATCTCATATCCCGTAGAATCAATTCCAGTGATGCTGAGAAATTTGCAGAAGAATGTCCTTGCTGTACTGGTTGTGGTTGGGGTGTCATTTGGTGAGCTTCTTATCACATGCAAGAAGAAATGATCTAATTAGTGTTCTACATCTCATGTGTGTTTCCTTTTTGTAggggtttcttttcttttgtgtatCTTTGTGTGGCTCTGTACCTTGCTCTTGTGATTTTGGCTAATAAGCGTTGAGCTATGCGTTATACTTAATGTCAATGTGCATCCAGCTTCAACATTTTTGTGTCGTGTCAAACAAGCGTCGCATTGCAGATAGTCCCGACATGCATCACATACACCATGTAAACCTCGACATCAAGGCCGTGGAGGGTGTTGGCTTTCACCAATACTATTGCTGGTAGGGGATACATTGGTGTCACTTAGGCTTCTGGGAGAAGTAGTTTTATTGAGGACTGTACAAATACCAATGTCTTATTCTTCTATACCTCTATTCATGAAAGTAGTGTTGTGTAGTAAAACAATTTTTTCGTAATTATAAGCTAACTGAAAGATAGTATAATTTGTTGTTCTTTTCGGAGTAGTAGATTAAAGAACTACAGTTATCCTAGTTAAAAACATGAATCTGATAATAAGTCTGGTTATCCTTATGTGACAAACAAATCAACAGATTCACTACTTGATACTTCTGAGCATTCCAATCCTTAAATCCAAGAGCTTTTTCTGAAAGCAATCCCAGTTACATTCACTGTAATTAAACTTCAGGACAAAAGAAAATTAACCGCCGCTGTTCAACTGGAACACTCTCAATTTTAAAATGACGGGATCTAAAAGTACTATGGGAAACCGTGTATCCCGCATAGACAAAAGTCTTTGAAGTCAATAGGGTATGGAGCAATGTCCTGATTGGTTCAACAAAATTCCggaatttaattatttatgtggtaGATACTAAAGTTAAaggttctttcttttttggtgCTTATAAAAAaaggtttttttcttttggttctgACCTTCCAAGTTCAAATCTTTTCTGGACGGACTCTCCAAGTTTTAAATTCAAACTCATTAAAACTACCCAAAATTTCCTTTCTGAATACTTTGTTCTCTGTAAAGTGGGTCTCTGATGGAGCCGAATTGGGGACTGAAGAATTGCTGTAACCATGAGCAAGTGGTGTTTCTCATTACTGTTTCTGTCTGCACTGTTGTTATACTTGCGGTAAATGCTTATCAATCTCTCTGTTATCTCTATAAGATAGGAATGGTGTTTCTGTTAGATTAGTTTTGGGTAGAGATATAGTTGAGtgttttgcttttcttttgatGTGTTTGAGAAGTTGGGTTGTTGGCTTGATCTGGGTTCATCTTTGTTTTTCAAGAGCTTTCCAAAGTTTCAAAATTTATGAGCCAGAGCACTTTGAAATTATGGAAGCTAATTTCTTGTTGTTGGTGAATTTTGGGACTTGGGATCTTTGGCATTGCTTCTCATTTACTCATAAGTTTGAAAGCATAAATAGTTAGATGGATACTTTGTGCTGTTTAGTAATGGAGATGGTTGTTTTGTTGATTCTTGTAGCTTTGGAGGACAATACTGCTGAGACCGTTTAAGCTTGTCACTGTCTTTCTTCATGAGGCTAGCCATGCTATCGCTTGTAAACTAACATGTGGTCATGTAAGAAACTCTGTTCTTTCACACTTTGATTTACAGGTTTTATAGTATTCATATTGAAATTTCGCAACTGAATTCATGTAAATGCTTAAGGAGCCCTAGACCCAGAAATTGTATCACTGTAATGAAGGGGAGAGTCATCTTGACTCGAACAATCTTGGGTGAGGTGGAATTCTAAGCTATTAGTAGCTTCCTAATTGGTTAAAGTTAGAATAACTTACATTTATTGAAGGCAGGTAATGATATAGGTTAGTTTGCAGGTGGAAGGAATGCAAGTTCATGCAGATGAAGGTGGAGCCACACAAACCCGTGGTGGTGTATACTGGTTAATTCTGCCAGCTGGATGTAATTTCACTTTCTCCTTCCAATAtttgtttcttaattaatgGCATCTATAGTACTTCTCTATAGGATTTGGCAAGCATAATGCCTAACTTTTGTTTAAGGTTTAGAAATTTTGGGTTAAATTTGATCCGTCTCTCAGTCTGGATCAATAAGTCTCATCAACTGTAATCTTTCTCATCTCTTTGTTCATGTGGCATACCAGATCTAGGTTCATCCTTTTGGGGGATGCTCTTGATTCTTGCATCTACAAATCTTCTTACAGCACGGATAGCCGCTGGATGTTTTCTAGCTGCCCTATTTATTACTCTCTTTATAGCTAAAAATGTAAGTACTACTGATTACTGAACGTCTTTTACTTGATTTTGATTGTTGCATGTTCAATCTAAATTGTGCCTATGAAGCATTTGGGACTATCAATACTTTTACACTGGATTTCATGCAAATTGAATGCATAGGTATGTCATGTAAACTGATTGATAACAGCATGGAATCTCTGCATTCCTGAAATTCCTGAGCTGATAACTTTATTTGCCTTTAATGTAAAGCTTGCTTCTATCGCTATTTAAACTCCTTCTCCTTTTGTGTTTGTGTTCCCCGCTTGATGATGTACAGTGGACACTTCGAGGACTTTGTATAGGTATGCATACCACATTGCAATAAAACATTTTTGTTATGACATTTAGCACTGAATGCAATATGACATTTATATTGTTTATGTGTACATACCACCAGGATTCATTCTTTTCCTTGGTGTAATTTGGGCTCTGCAAGAAACAACAAAAGTTCGTATACTTCGGTATATTATTCTCTTTATAGGTAACTGCAACACTTCTTGTATACCCTACTTGCCTATaattacttttctttcttttgaaatatGATTCTCACTTGTCCTTTATTTTCTCTGATTGCAGGTGTGATGAACAGCTTATTTTCAGTATATGGTATGAATCCACAAAAAAATGAATTAGATGATCCTCAAGTTGACTGTATGCTTTTGTATTCACATATGCCTTATAATTTTCATGTAATGTTACAGATATCTATGATGATCTAATATCCCGTAGAGTTCATTCTAGTGATGCTGAGAAGTTTTCAGAAGAGTGTCCTTGCTGTACTGGTTGTGGATGGGGTGTCATATGGTGAGCTTCTTATTGTTAATGAGATTGCTGCATGAGgaattcctttcttcttctgtaATTACTTTTAGTTGCACTAACAAGCGGCATTACATCTGTTGTGATTTTCTAACTCTGAAAGCTTGCTTATAGGGGCTTAATATCTTTCTTGCTTCTCTGTGGAGCCATGTACCTTGGTCTTGTGATTTTGGCTTGAGGTATGTTTTGCATCATAGTTCTTCCCTTCTTTCCTTCTGTGGTAATAATATTTTGACTGTCATTCTAAACGGCTAATGTACACTTCTCTTATGTGACCGTCACGGGAACACATAAATACTCTGTGTAGTTCCAAATGGGAATTTGTAATCTCATACATTTTCGGATTTTCCATTCATCTGGTAGTTGCCGGTTGGTTGTGTGTGATTAGCTTAGTTATCAATCACTTAATATTGGTCCCTTATCTGTGCTTATAGCTTTTGGATCTTAATGTGATTATGATCTTATGCCTATATTTTCATGACAATTCCTACAGCGGATTAGTCAATAATGACTGCTGTATCTGTGCAGGATACAAAATGAGGTGAAAAAGATTCAATTGCTGGAATGCCCTGATACCTATTTGTATGTGGCTTTGACAGACAATATTTGGAGTACCTTATCATTTTTATCAAGGAGATTTTCTGATCATGCCAACTCCTGTAAAATCATTCTTTTCAACATTGTGGAGCTCAAATATCTCATTTATGACAACAAATTTTGTTTATTGGACGTGCTCGAGTATCCCATAATCTTTTGTGTAGTAACCAAGTCCAAATGaaattcttctcttttctttcttttctgtttttttttttcaaatttgaacTTCAACAAGCATGAGTCTGTTACTATTAGAAATATACCAATTCAAGGGTGTACTCCATCCTGATTAAACACTACCTTATGATTTGGGGCTCTGCTTTTGAAATTTGGATTtaagttcaaagttcaaacttctAATTGATCACCTCTTTTCCCATAGCAGATTAACAAATAATGAAGAAATAAttcccctttttcttttctccttttctggTCATGACTAGTACTTGATTGGGGGTACACACATTTCTTCCATTTAGGTATGTACATGAGTGAAAGAATAGTGTAGTTCAATTCATTTGGACATTGGAGAGACACAGACTTGACTCTCATGAATTATGATTGTACAACTTTCTGTCTTTTGCATAAAAAGTAGAAACAAGGTCTTCGTCTCTCTGTTATACAGACGAAGACATCAGTcggagaagaaaaatatgaacaAGCAATTTTGACTCGAGTCTTGGTCTCTGTCTTTTGCGCCCTTTTAGCAGAAAAATCTATAAAAAAGAATGAAGATGAACAATTTTCTGTACCTTTATTGGTTTCCATTTCAAACGGTTGCTGCAAAAAATCCTAATCGAGCTTGGTAGCCAGATCGGTGCTTGCACTACTAGGCTGTTTGAGCTTGCTGAAGTAAGTACTTATTTGTTTCTTAAATGTTTGATGTGGGTATGATTTGGAAGCATAAAGATTGATTGTAACTTGCTTTCTTAAATTTTGTAGGACTGTTAAGTAATTTCTTTTAGTTAATTGATTCCATGGCATTGCAACTTGTTGCAAAATTTTCAGGAAAAAATTATATTCGAATCATAGTCATGGAAAACGGTATAGAGAGCAGTTGTACATATATTGTTACAGAAGATCATGAGTCCAGAGTCATTGTTGAAGGATTGGAGAATACCATGACAGCAAAGCTTCGCAAGAACTCACTCTGGTCTGGTAAGAGCTGCATTTTCAGAGTTCCCGAAGTGCTTCGGAGGCATAAACCAGAGGCATATGTACCTGATGTTGTGTCAATCGGTCCCTTTCACCGAGGCGGTGAAAAATTTCAACCCATAGAAGATGTGAAACAATGGTACTTACATAACCTTCTCTCTCGCATGAATATAAGCTTGAAAACCTTAATGGAAGGCATTGATAATATTATTGAGTTTGAGAAACGCGCCAGTGAATTTTATTCAGAACCCCCTGATCTTAGCCGGGATGATTTCATAGAAATGCTGATACTTGATGGTTGCTTCATGGTAGAACTATTTTGGAAGTATTTCTGTCGGTCGTGGATGCGTTTATGTAAGAAAGATCTAGTTCCAGCTGAAGTACTGAATTGATAAATGATAATGACCCTATAATCAACAAGGACTGCATGATCCAATATATTTACCATGACCTTTTGCTACTAGAAAATCAGTTACCTTGGTTTGTTCTCGAGTGTTTATATAACCTTACTCTGGAAAAATACATCCCCTTATTTCCTCTTAATACAATTGTGCTTGCTTCCTTTTGCTCGCAAGAATCACTGAGGAGTATGTTGAAGTTCTATCTTAACCACcgtaatgatgatgatgatcacgATTATGATGCTGGTAGTGGTGATGCTGCTGACGACTTTGATGGTGAGATTTTGCACATGCTTAGATCTAGTAAGAACTGCCACAACTTTCCGATTTAAGAATAAATCAATTCCCGGCTTAGAGGTAAAACTGCCTCCTGCAACAACTCTCTCAGAATCGGGTATTCAATATATGCTATTTTGATCAATATATGCTATTTTGATCAATAGCCTCATCGCATCCAGCAAGGATATGGATTTTCTTGGTAGGAAATACATAATCGGTTACCGGTTTAGTTCCGAAAGTGCTTCCCAACTCTTCAACAAGCTTTACGACGATACAACTCTCAACAGTTGCTATTATGGTGAACTGTGCACTAAAGTGATCGTGTATAACAGCGTTTCGTGGAACAGGTGGCAAGAAAACTTGAAGCGCGattacttatctaacccatgGAAGATTACTCTTCTGGCTCTCACCTTATTGCAGACCGCATTTACCATTCAGCAATACTACCACTCTCCTCGTCAGTGATTACTGTTTGTTAACTAGTTTACTTTGTGGTATTCATTTCCTTATTTGGTAATGTATCTTGATGTATGGGATTTCAAATAAAAGTTGGATTTGCATATGGATGAAGTTCCTTGATTTATTAGTAGGTTCTGGTTCTGTCATCAATATAAGATGCCTCTAACTTATAGTTTCATTTTCACaagtcatttctcatttccttTCCATAAACTATTGAGCATGATCTGGTAGTTAATGGATTGCATACAATGAAACAATTGTATACGTATATGAAAAGAACTTTCACCCTCGATTGGAATGATTGGATTGCTGCAGACATACTGCAACATAACTGTTAAGTATATGGGTACTATACCTTAGCCTCATGTTTTATATCTTTGTATGTTGGTTCATATGGAAATGGCACAACAAATGTACATTTGACAACTCATTTCAATGTCCTTTTTATGCTGTCAAGATCGTATTGAACTATCTTTTTGAATGGCATGAAGTAAATAAGAGGATGGAAACTACTACTTCCTCTAAAGTTTAGTTGCTCGGCTGGTGAAAACCAAATTTGGGCCAGTTCAACCATCATTTGCAGACTTCCATCTATACCTGCCTTTATTGCTCCAGTTGTCGACGATGTTATAGGAATATAGGCCTTGTTTCTACCACAACtactatttttcaattttttgtttcttcttgggccttgggcccctattgtatcaaaaaaaaaaaattacatccaaAAATTGTCTCTACTTCTACTTGAGAAATTTGCCTGTGCTACGGTTAAGCCATGTCAGCATGTTGACATGGTTAGACGAGTTAATAAAATATTGACACGTGGTAATATTTATTAAAATGAGATTATACCTCATCTCCAAACTCAGACACCGTTATATGCTTGTACATTCTCTCGCTGTCATCCAGGTCAGGGCTTGCCCAAAGGCAGCTTTGGCGACAGCCCAGGGCCCAAGGGAAGGTGGGGAACTATTTTTATATGTATtttatatacagatcctatccagcgcgaagctccactttgaaattaaagtaaaaatttagagtttagggtcacttttcgatcgcatatctacatctcgaccgttcagtttttaggtactaatgtatagatcatctctgcaaatttttagccaaattgatgatctttaaggtatctaactcgcttaaatcaatggacgaattgaatctgtctaacctgaaccgtactagctttaaggcagttatcaatgctttggctgaaaatttgcattgGTAGATGGAACAAGTGGCTAGCCCGATTGAAGCGTGATCATTGTTCTAACCCATGGAAAATCACTTCTTTGGTTGCAGGCTCTATCCTTCTGGTTCTCACCATATTGCAGACCTCATATACCATACAGCAATACTATTTTCCTCCTCAGTGATATTTGTTAACTAGTTTAGTTTATGGTATTCGTTTACTTGCAATGTATTTTGATGTACGACTTGTTCGAGGAAATTTTAAATAAAAGCGGGATTTGCATAGGAGTGAAGTTGTTTGTTGATTATGAGGAGGTAGTCGATCATCTGAGATGCTTTCAACTTTTGATTTCAAAGCTGTTtctcatttctttttcattctcATTTATTTTTACTCTCACATCTGGATGCTTAGCTATAATTTGTTCCTAAAATATGAGCTGGGGGTGATGATTGGATCACAGACAAACAAGTACATGCAAATTTGATCACCTACACATTGTAAGCGAATAGAAAGAGACGTATGCACGAATCAGGACTAACTACGCTAAGCCACTAAGGGACAAAAGAAAGAAGGATAATTCTATGAAACCCTTGTCATACAATTAAATAAGGCCAATGTCTTGTAATAAGTAGATACTATTTATATTACTTTGTTTGCAACTTCGCAATGAGCCATTTGGCCGTCTGGTATCGTTGCTATTGAGGCATTTCAGATACAAATTAatactaaaaacaaaaacatcaacTTCATCAGCGGATAAAAAGAGTGAGCACTTACTGCACAATTAGTTTTATAAATACTAACAAGGACAATGGAGCTTACTTTGGAATCAGTCATGGGAAACTACATAGAAAGATGGTGTGATGAGCATAATAGTTTGATTGTTGTACGTAGAATATGACAACAAGGGCACAGAAATTGTTGAAGCATTGGAAAAGACCATGAGCGCTAAGCTTCGCAGTGATTCACCCTTGTCTGCTAAGTGCTGCATCTTCAGAGTTCCCGAGGTGCTGCGAAGACATAAACCAGAGGCTTATCAACCTGATGTTGTTTCAATTGGACCTTTTCACAGAGGTGGAAAACAATTTCAGCTAATGGAAGATGTAAAACAATGCATGGTATTTACATAACCTTCCCTTGCGTCTGAATATAAATATGAAAACTTTGATCCAAGGCATTGATAATGTTGTTGAATTTGAGAAACGTGCACGTAGATTTTACGCACAACCACTTGATCATATTAGCCAGAATGACTTCATAGAAATGATGATACTTGATGCATGCTTTCTCATAGAACTATTTCGGAAGCTTTGCTTTCCGGAAAATAAGCTTTCTTGTACAGGAAGTGTCCCTCTAGTTCAAGAAACAGATACTGGCAATGAACCTATACTGAAGATGGATTGCATGCTCCAATATTTATGCCATGATCTTTTGCTACTAGAAAATCAGCTACCTTGGTTTGTTCTTCAGTGTTTGTATAATCTGACCGCATCCCTACCCTTGCCTCACCATACTAGTGCTCAACTTTTTCAGCTTAGAAGCATCACTGGCCAGTAATTTCAAGTATTATTCCAAACAAAATTCTAGATATAGAATAGTACACATACTTGATTTAATAAGAACTGCAATTGTTGTCCCAAGCAAAGTATTTTGGTCTAATAACAATAGATCAGAGTCAAAATTGCCTCCTGCAAATATTCTCTCAGAAGCTGGCATTGAATTTAGAAGGGGTGCTGCTGAAAGCATATAATGAGCATAGATTTCAGAGATGGCACTTTTATGATTCCAGAACTAGCAATTGGAGAGTTGACTGAACCATTGTTCCGGAACCTCATTGCCTTTGAACAATGTTATCATGGCCGCTCGCATAAGATCACATCTTATGCCCTGTTAATGAATTACCTCATCAGCTCCAGTAAGGATATGGATTTCCTTTGCGACAAAGGAATACTGGTTAATTGGTTGAACTCTGAAGATGCTTCCCAATTATTCAACAAGCTTTACAATGACACTGTTCTCAAGCAATTAATCTACTATGGTGGACTTTGTGCTGAAGTGAATAGATATTACAAAGTTACATGGAACAAGTGGCTGGAAAAATTGAAGCGTGATTATTTATGTAATCCATGGAAAATTACTTCTTTGGCTGCAGCCTTCATCCTTCTGGTTCTCACCCTATTGCAAACCACATACACCATTCTGGAATACTATTATCCTTGATCATAGGGACTAGTTGATTTACTTTGTGGAACAAAAATACATTTGTATAGTATGAATGTTGAGCTCACACATTTTATAGCATGAGCAGTAGGATGATTGAATTTTAACACTCAATGGTCTCATACTGTTAAAATTCTACCTGACTGGTGTATACGAGATTACTATGAAGTTTCATTACTTATACTAATTAAAGGAATTTGAAATTAATATTGAAAGGCTTAGACCAGAAAAAAGTCGGAGAGCAATCAAATTTTTAGGCTTTATATGTTTTTTGTTGCATATGCTACTTGATCATATGGACTCTTGAGCTTAAGGAACCTTCACCTATTATtcaataaaaatatgaaaagcGTGCACATATAAAGTGCAGCAGTCTTGATTGAATTTTCCTTCCCCTAACAGAGATTGgtcagttaaaacttaaaaagaCTTATAGTAGTGCATCTTCTCACAAACTTGACAGTGAAAAAGAAACAGCATGTAATTGAGTAACCTGCAAGTATTCAAACTAAGGCTTATAAAATTTGAAGTTGGACTTGTACCTTATTAGTTTCGATTTTCAGTACTTCCTATTCAAGTTCGATTTCTGTTCCTCTTTGCTTTGGGCAAATTCCCCCTTATCCAGTTAGTATCACTACTTTGAACCTTCAAATCATGACGAAACATACAGAAATTACTGCAGATCATGCTTTAGTTGGCATAAAAGGCGACACATATAGTTGGAACATTTGAAAACACCATGAGATCAAAGCTTTCTAGTCAAACCCCATTCTCTCCTACAGTCCTACATGTTGCATCTTCAAAGTTCCTGAGGTGTTCAGAAGACAAAAACCAGAGG encodes the following:
- the LOC133707023 gene encoding uncharacterized protein LOC133707023 encodes the protein MDILDLRINWELRRCCNHDQVIFLITTAISIVIILVLWRTVVMTPFKLITVFLHEVSHALACWLTCGKVEGIKVHADEGGVTQTRGGVYWLILPAGYLGSSFWGMVLILASTKGITAQIAAGCFTVALVVVLFLAKNWTLRGLCLGFLFFFGLIWYLQVYTPVRMLREVILFTGVMNSLFSVYDIYDDLISRRINSSDAEKFAEECPCCTGCGWGVIWGFFSFVYLCVALYLALVILANKR
- the LOC133706569 gene encoding uncharacterized protein LOC133706569, producing the protein MEPNWGLKNCCNHEQVVFLITVSVCTVVILALWRTILLRPFKLVTVFLHEASHAIACKLTCGHVEGMQVHADEGGATQTRGGVYWLILPAGYLGSSFWGMLLILASTNLLTARIAAGCFLAALFITLFIAKNWTLRGLCIGFILFLGVIWALQETTKVRILRYIILFIGVMNSLFSVYDIYDDLISRRVHSSDAEKFSEECPCCTGCGWGVIWGLISFLLLCGAMYLGLVILA